The window TGAATGATATCAGTAAATGATTTTAAAACAGGTTTAACGATTGAGTTTGATGGTGGAATTTGGCGTGTCGTGGAATTCCAACACGTAAAACCAGGTAAAGGAGCAGCTTTTGTTCGCTCAAAACTTAAAAATTTACGTACAGGTGCTGCACAAGAAAAAACGTTCCGTGCTGGTGAAAAAGTTGGGAAAGCACAAATCGATAACCGTCGTATGCAATATTTATATGAAAGTGGTGGCGCTCATGTCTTTATGGACAGCGAAACTTACGATCAATTAGAATTACAAGAGTCTCAAATCGAAGATGAATTGAAATATTTAAAAGAGAATATGGAAGTTCAAATCATTATGTATGGTGCTGAAACATTAGGTGTTGAGTTGCCAAACACAGTTGAATTACGTGTTGAAGAAACTGATCCAGGAATTCGCGGTGATACATCTTCTGGAGGAACTAAACCTGCAAAAATGGAAACAGGCGTATATGTAAATGTACCTTTCTTTGTGAATGCAGATGATGTTTTAATCGTTAACACACAAGATGGTTCTTACGTATCAAGAGCCTAATTAATTTT is drawn from Carnobacterium gallinarum DSM 4847 and contains these coding sequences:
- the efp gene encoding elongation factor P → MISVNDFKTGLTIEFDGGIWRVVEFQHVKPGKGAAFVRSKLKNLRTGAAQEKTFRAGEKVGKAQIDNRRMQYLYESGGAHVFMDSETYDQLELQESQIEDELKYLKENMEVQIIMYGAETLGVELPNTVELRVEETDPGIRGDTSSGGTKPAKMETGVYVNVPFFVNADDVLIVNTQDGSYVSRA